Proteins from one Streptomyces sp. NBC_00289 genomic window:
- a CDS encoding DUF3043 domain-containing protein, with translation MTTGVAGSFPSGLGSMPSYPVPLGFVFRSRAKEEKGPAAKAAVTDSTQPRHPQAPKGRPTPKRSEAQTQRRSVANTATTRKGAAKRQRDERRAQMERQRQALAGGDERYLPARDKGPVRKFARDFIDSRFNVAEFFLPMAVVILVLSMVRVGSLQSIALLLWLIVIVLIVLDSIATGFRLRKRLPERFPDQNRKGAVAYALMRSLQMRRLRLPKPQVKRGERP, from the coding sequence ATGACGACTGGTGTTGCCGGATCGTTCCCCAGCGGACTGGGGTCCATGCCCTCGTACCCCGTACCCTTGGGTTTTGTGTTCCGTAGCCGCGCCAAGGAAGAGAAGGGCCCCGCCGCCAAGGCGGCGGTGACCGACTCCACTCAGCCCCGTCACCCGCAGGCCCCGAAGGGCCGCCCCACGCCCAAGCGCAGTGAGGCCCAGACCCAGCGTCGCAGCGTCGCCAACACGGCGACGACGCGCAAGGGCGCCGCCAAGCGCCAGCGCGACGAGCGCCGTGCGCAGATGGAGAGGCAGCGCCAGGCGCTCGCCGGCGGCGACGAGCGGTACCTGCCCGCCCGCGACAAGGGCCCGGTCCGCAAGTTCGCGCGCGACTTCATCGACTCGCGCTTCAACGTGGCGGAGTTCTTCCTCCCGATGGCCGTGGTCATCCTCGTGCTGAGCATGGTGCGGGTGGGCTCGCTCCAGAGCATCGCGCTGCTGCTGTGGCTCATCGTGATCGTGCTCATCGTGCTCGACTCGATCGCCACGGGCTTCCGCCTGAGGAAGCGGCTCCCCGAGCGCTTCCCGGACCAGAACCGGAAGGGCGCCGTCGCCTACGCCCTGATGCGCTCGCTCCAGATGCGTCGCCTTCGGCTGCCGAAGCCGCAGGTCAAGCGCGGAGAGCGGCCCTGA
- a CDS encoding bifunctional adenosylcobinamide kinase/adenosylcobinamide-phosphate guanylyltransferase: MELTLLGTGAPAGLPRPDCPCATCATALGTHARAATALLVDGSLLLDLTPGAAFAAARAGQSLNGVRQVLLSHPHNGPAVEVPAGLPQPGRVPDGRELALLTGHRVRAVALDAPGTGYAVTGPDGRRLLYLPPGGAPAGLEGSVEAYDMVLADVVGRPDALARLRAVGALGPATDVVAVHLDHDVPAGPELRRRLAAAGARAVPDGTTLTVGVYEDVPDVPRRTLVLGGARSGKSVEAERRLEAFPDVLYVATGGTRGGDGEWASRVAVHRERRPGSWRTSETCDLVPLLAEDGPPLLIDCLSLWLTDAMDAVGAWDDAQWADGGERALRERVRELTGAVRATRRTLVAVSNEVGSGIVPATASGRRYRDELGRLNAAFAAECEHVLLVVAGQAVALRG, translated from the coding sequence GTGGAACTGACTCTGCTCGGCACCGGCGCCCCCGCGGGACTCCCCCGCCCCGACTGCCCCTGCGCGACCTGTGCGACCGCGCTCGGCACACACGCGCGGGCGGCGACCGCGCTGCTCGTGGACGGCTCACTGCTCCTCGACCTGACGCCGGGCGCGGCGTTCGCCGCCGCGCGGGCCGGGCAGTCGCTGAACGGCGTACGGCAGGTGCTGCTGTCGCATCCGCACAACGGGCCGGCGGTCGAGGTGCCGGCCGGGCTGCCGCAGCCCGGCCGGGTCCCCGACGGGCGGGAGTTGGCGCTGCTGACGGGACATCGGGTGCGGGCGGTGGCACTGGACGCCCCCGGCACCGGCTACGCGGTGACCGGCCCGGACGGCCGACGGCTGCTCTACCTGCCGCCCGGGGGCGCGCCGGCCGGCCTGGAAGGGTCCGTTGAGGCGTACGACATGGTCCTCGCGGATGTCGTGGGGCGGCCGGACGCGCTGGCGAGGCTGCGGGCGGTGGGCGCGCTGGGACCGGCCACGGATGTCGTCGCCGTGCACCTCGACCACGACGTGCCGGCAGGGCCCGAGCTGCGGCGGCGGCTCGCGGCGGCGGGCGCGCGCGCGGTGCCGGACGGGACGACGCTGACGGTGGGCGTCTATGAGGACGTACCGGATGTGCCGCGGCGGACCCTGGTACTGGGCGGAGCGCGGTCGGGGAAGTCGGTGGAGGCCGAGCGACGGCTCGAGGCCTTCCCGGACGTCCTGTACGTGGCGACGGGCGGCACCCGTGGCGGGGACGGCGAGTGGGCCTCGCGGGTCGCGGTCCACCGGGAGCGGCGGCCGGGTTCCTGGCGTACGTCCGAGACCTGCGACCTGGTCCCACTCCTGGCCGAGGACGGGCCGCCGCTGCTCATCGACTGCCTGTCCCTCTGGCTGACGGACGCGATGGACGCCGTCGGCGCGTGGGACGACGCACAGTGGGCGGACGGCGGTGAGCGCGCGCTGCGGGAACGGGTGCGGGAGCTGACGGGTGCGGTGCGGGCGACCCGGCGGACCCTGGTGGCCGTGTCGAACGAGGTGGGTTCGGGCATCGTGCCGGCCACGGCGTCCGGCCGACGCTACCGGGACGAACTGGGCCGCCTGAACGCCGCGTTCGCCGCCGAGTGCGAACACGTACTACTGGTGGTGGCGGGCCAGGCGGTGGCTCTACGGGGCTGA
- a CDS encoding class I SAM-dependent methyltransferase — MSASSGPPAPSAAPVFSAPPEPPVPATAPTGLSAHRVLEPRRDDCPWCGSRRLRSPAPRRRAAGASLVDECRDCAHRFQNPRLTAQSLAACLTGAGEGRGADRRHRSAARAMLSFPEPESWLDVGAGGARFAAVAKEFFPYTSFDGLDPTSRVEQGRAAGRVEEAYVGRLTNPHVVAHLRARYDVVSMFHHLQRAADPREELRAALAVLRPGGHLLLEVLDPRGLFATVLRPWWLPRTQPRNVHLMPPDNLRSVLEAQGCTIVTPDQHDPARLLHRARLTPTYRIIARKPTRMTRPTRPPQAAPATPPGPEAEVNVAGQATGVAAAVPPAPIAPVTTAGPGTEADLAGQGRRVAAAGRSAAVAPAAAADPGTEVDFAGPATRVAAAGPPAMIPPATPTDPATGADLAGPATGVAGAGPSAPITPASPTDPATDPDPDPDPDPDPEPAGPVASATSAAPAAPAVSVDPTKPAASATPAPAPPAASAALATPDSMDTSATPATTPAPAVPAESAPPAAPTTPASAP, encoded by the coding sequence ATGTCAGCATCCTCCGGACCGCCCGCACCCTCGGCGGCCCCAGTGTTCTCCGCACCTCCCGAGCCCCCGGTCCCCGCCACCGCTCCGACCGGGCTCTCCGCGCACCGCGTTCTCGAGCCGCGTCGCGACGACTGCCCCTGGTGCGGCTCGCGAAGGCTGCGCAGCCCCGCCCCGCGTCGGCGCGCGGCCGGCGCCTCCCTCGTGGACGAATGCCGGGACTGCGCCCACCGGTTCCAGAACCCGAGGCTGACCGCGCAGAGCCTGGCCGCCTGCCTCACGGGCGCCGGCGAAGGGCGGGGCGCCGACCGTCGGCACCGCTCGGCCGCCCGCGCGATGCTGTCCTTCCCGGAGCCGGAGAGCTGGCTGGACGTGGGGGCGGGCGGGGCCCGCTTCGCGGCGGTGGCGAAGGAGTTCTTCCCCTACACGTCCTTCGACGGCCTCGACCCCACCTCCCGTGTGGAACAGGGCCGCGCGGCCGGCCGGGTGGAGGAGGCGTACGTGGGCCGGTTGACCAACCCGCACGTCGTGGCCCACCTGCGCGCCCGCTACGACGTGGTCAGCATGTTCCACCACCTGCAGCGTGCCGCCGATCCGCGCGAGGAACTCCGCGCCGCCCTCGCGGTCCTACGGCCCGGCGGTCATCTCCTGCTGGAAGTCCTCGACCCGCGCGGCCTTTTCGCCACCGTGCTGCGCCCTTGGTGGCTGCCCCGCACACAGCCCCGCAACGTGCATCTGATGCCCCCGGACAACCTGCGCTCGGTACTGGAGGCCCAGGGCTGCACGATCGTCACGCCGGACCAGCACGACCCGGCCCGCCTGCTCCACCGCGCCCGCCTCACCCCCACGTACCGGATCATCGCCCGCAAGCCCACACGAATGACCCGCCCCACCCGCCCCCCACAAGCCGCCCCGGCGACTCCCCCCGGCCCCGAGGCGGAGGTCAACGTTGCCGGTCAGGCGACCGGGGTGGCTGCGGCCGTCCCGCCGGCGCCGATCGCCCCGGTGACTACGGCCGGTCCTGGCACGGAGGCCGACCTTGCTGGTCAAGGGAGACGGGTGGCTGCGGCCGGCCGGTCGGCGGCGGTGGCCCCGGCGGCTGCGGCCGACCCCGGCACGGAGGTCGACTTCGCCGGTCCGGCGACTCGGGTGGCTGCGGCCGGCCCTCCGGCGATGATCCCCCCGGCGACTCCGACCGACCCTGCCACGGGGGCCGATCTTGCCGGTCCGGCGACCGGGGTGGCTGGGGCCGGCCCGTCGGCTCCGATCACCCCGGCAAGCCCGACCGACCCTGCCACCGACCCCGACCCCGACCCCGACCCCGACCCCGACCCCGAGCCCGCCGGTCCAGTGGCCTCGGCCACCTCGGCCGCCCCTGCTGCCCCGGCCGTTTCGGTCGACCCGACCAAGCCAGCCGCTTCGGCCACCCCCGCTCCCGCCCCGCCTGCCGCCTCAGCCGCCCTCGCCACTCCGGACTCGATGGACACGTCGGCCACCCCCGCCACCACGCCCGCCCCAGCCGTCCCGGCCGAGTCAGCCCCGCCGGCCGCCCCGACCACCCCGGCATCAGCCCCGTAG
- a CDS encoding sensor histidine kinase: protein MSILDRARRRLTAHPLALDAVLAAGVLGCMVAGSFVDPHSENGVSWGVRTPDSLSLVLITLGAVALVFRRRAPMTVLAVTGTVSVVECVTGDPRAPVAMSAVIALYTVAASTDRPTTWRVGVLTMTILTGAAMLGGPLPWYAQENLGIFAWTGMAAAAGDAVRSRRAFVHAIRERAERAERTREEEARRRVAEERLRIARDLHDVVAHHIALVNVQAGVAAHVMDKRPDQAKEALAHVREASRSALNELRATVGLLRQSGDPEAPTEPAPGLDRLDELVGTFRSAGLHVEVARADHGTTLPAAVGLAAYRIVQEALTNVQKHAGCEAKAEVSIVRVGPNVEITVLDNGSGEDEDPDSGGGHGLLGMRERVTALRGTLTTGPRYGGGFRVHAILPVKARTAATRKPGEPA from the coding sequence GTGAGCATCCTCGACCGTGCCCGGCGCCGGCTGACAGCGCATCCCCTGGCCCTGGACGCCGTACTCGCGGCCGGCGTGCTCGGCTGCATGGTGGCCGGCTCGTTCGTGGATCCGCACAGCGAGAACGGCGTCAGCTGGGGCGTCCGTACCCCCGACTCGCTCAGCCTGGTCCTCATCACGCTCGGCGCCGTCGCCCTGGTGTTCCGCCGCCGCGCCCCCATGACCGTCCTCGCGGTGACCGGCACTGTCTCCGTCGTCGAGTGCGTCACCGGTGACCCCCGCGCCCCCGTGGCCATGTCCGCGGTCATCGCCCTCTACACCGTCGCCGCCTCCACCGACCGCCCCACCACCTGGCGCGTCGGCGTCCTCACCATGACGATCCTGACCGGTGCCGCGATGCTCGGCGGCCCCCTGCCCTGGTACGCGCAGGAGAACCTGGGCATCTTCGCCTGGACCGGTATGGCGGCCGCCGCGGGCGACGCGGTCCGCAGCCGCCGCGCCTTCGTGCACGCCATCCGCGAGCGCGCGGAACGCGCCGAACGCACCCGTGAGGAGGAGGCCCGCCGCCGGGTCGCCGAGGAACGCCTCCGTATCGCCCGCGACCTGCACGACGTGGTCGCCCACCACATCGCCCTGGTCAACGTCCAGGCCGGCGTGGCCGCCCATGTCATGGACAAGCGGCCCGACCAGGCCAAGGAGGCCCTCGCACACGTACGGGAGGCCAGCCGCTCCGCGCTCAACGAGCTGCGCGCCACGGTCGGCCTGCTCCGCCAGTCCGGTGACCCCGAGGCCCCCACCGAACCCGCCCCCGGGCTCGACCGCCTGGACGAACTCGTCGGCACCTTCCGCAGCGCGGGCCTGCATGTCGAGGTCGCCCGCGCCGACCACGGCACCACCCTGCCCGCCGCCGTGGGCCTGGCCGCCTACCGCATCGTCCAGGAAGCCCTCACCAATGTGCAGAAGCACGCCGGGTGTGAGGCGAAGGCCGAGGTCAGCATCGTGCGCGTCGGACCGAACGTCGAGATCACGGTGCTCGACAACGGCTCCGGCGAGGACGAGGACCCCGACTCCGGCGGCGGCCACGGACTGCTCGGCATGCGGGAGCGCGTGACCGCCCTGCGCGGCACCCTCACCACGGGTCCCCGCTACGGAGGCGGCTTCCGCGTCCATGCGATCCTGCCGGTCAAGGCCCGCACAGCCGCCACGCGAAAGCCGGGGGAGCCCGCATGA
- a CDS encoding PspA/IM30 family protein, which yields MSGVMKRMGMIFRAKANKALDRAEDPRETLDYSYQKQLELLQKVRRGVADVATSRKRLELQLNQLQSQSTKLEDQGRKALALGREDLAREALSRRAALQQQVTDLETQHSTLQGEEEKLTLAAQRLQAKVDAFRTKKETIKATYTAAQAQTRIGEAFSGISEEMGDVGMAIQRAEDKTAQLQARAGAIDELLASGALDDQSGLAKDDIQSELDRLSGGTDVELELQRMKAELAGGTSGGQQAIEGGAGQPQSQQQPQDTPRFDKQ from the coding sequence ATGAGCGGTGTCATGAAGCGTATGGGGATGATCTTCCGCGCGAAGGCGAACAAGGCCCTTGACCGGGCCGAGGACCCGCGCGAAACCCTCGACTACTCGTACCAGAAGCAGCTGGAGCTGCTCCAGAAGGTGCGCCGCGGCGTAGCCGACGTGGCGACCAGCCGCAAGCGTCTGGAACTGCAGCTCAACCAGTTGCAGTCGCAGTCCACCAAGCTGGAGGACCAGGGCCGCAAGGCGCTCGCGCTCGGCCGCGAGGACCTGGCCCGTGAGGCGCTCTCCCGGCGCGCCGCCCTGCAGCAGCAGGTGACGGACCTCGAGACGCAGCACTCGACCCTGCAGGGCGAGGAGGAGAAGCTCACCCTCGCGGCCCAGCGGCTCCAGGCCAAGGTCGACGCCTTCCGCACCAAGAAGGAGACGATCAAGGCCACGTACACCGCCGCCCAGGCGCAGACCCGGATCGGCGAGGCGTTCTCCGGCATCTCCGAGGAGATGGGCGACGTCGGCATGGCGATCCAGCGCGCGGAGGACAAGACCGCGCAGCTCCAGGCCCGCGCCGGCGCGATCGACGAACTGCTCGCCTCGGGCGCCCTCGACGACCAGTCCGGGCTGGCCAAGGACGACATCCAGAGCGAGCTGGACCGGCTCTCCGGTGGTACGGATGTAGAGCTGGAACTGCAGCGCATGAAGGCCGAACTGGCCGGCGGTACCTCCGGTGGTCAGCAGGCCATCGAGGGCGGTGCCGGACAGCCGCAGTCCCAGCAGCAGCCGCAGGACACCCCGCGCTTCGACAAGCAGTAA
- a CDS encoding class I SAM-dependent methyltransferase, with translation MARQLDEQIVGRFPVGQRLRVLDVGMGQGTQSLRLARAGHKVTGLEQDTRMVAAAREALAGEPEGIRERVRIIEGDGRDTGVHFLPGSFDVVLCHGVLMYVEGPDALLAGLARMLAPGGLLSLLVRNGDALAMRPGLSGDWAGALGAFDTVSYRNRLGLDVRADRLDTLTGTLAGIGAPLQAWYGVRVFTDTAVDEAEIPADIEALLAAEERAGRTDPYRGVAALLHLCGVRG, from the coding sequence GTGGCCCGGCAGCTCGACGAGCAGATAGTCGGCCGGTTCCCGGTGGGGCAGCGGCTGCGGGTGCTCGACGTGGGCATGGGCCAGGGTACGCAGTCGCTGCGGCTGGCCCGGGCCGGGCACAAGGTCACCGGTCTCGAGCAGGACACGCGGATGGTCGCGGCGGCCCGCGAGGCGCTGGCCGGGGAGCCCGAGGGCATCCGGGAGCGGGTGCGGATCATCGAGGGCGACGGCCGGGACACCGGTGTGCACTTCCTGCCCGGCAGCTTCGACGTCGTGCTGTGCCATGGCGTCCTCATGTACGTCGAGGGTCCGGACGCCCTGCTGGCGGGGCTGGCCCGCATGCTCGCCCCCGGCGGGCTGCTCTCCCTGCTGGTGCGCAACGGGGACGCGCTGGCCATGCGGCCGGGGCTGTCCGGTGACTGGGCGGGCGCGCTGGGCGCGTTCGACACCGTGTCGTACCGCAACCGGCTCGGGCTGGACGTCCGTGCGGACCGGCTGGACACGCTGACGGGGACGCTCGCCGGGATCGGGGCGCCGTTGCAGGCCTGGTACGGGGTGCGGGTCTTCACGGACACCGCCGTGGACGAGGCGGAGATTCCGGCCGACATCGAGGCCTTGCTGGCTGCCGAGGAGCGGGCGGGGCGGACCGATCCGTACCGCGGGGTCGCGGCACTGCTGCACCTGTGCGGCGTACGCGGCTGA